A single window of Pseudarthrobacter defluvii DNA harbors:
- a CDS encoding VOC family protein, which translates to MEPRVDFISLGVRSVKDSRAFYIEGLGWPVHREVAGEVLFIQVNHGLMLSLWDARQMQAEAGTNPPSGVPCITLSHNVASPAEVDSVMEDAAAAGAAIIAEPVTQPWGGYTGYFADPDGFRWEVAYNPTWAVDDAGTVTV; encoded by the coding sequence ATGGAACCCAGAGTCGACTTTATCTCCCTCGGTGTCCGCAGCGTTAAGGACTCCCGGGCCTTTTACATTGAGGGCCTCGGCTGGCCCGTCCACCGGGAGGTGGCCGGGGAGGTGCTGTTCATCCAGGTGAACCACGGCCTAATGCTCTCCCTCTGGGACGCACGCCAGATGCAGGCCGAAGCCGGGACCAATCCGCCGTCAGGCGTCCCCTGCATCACTCTCAGCCACAACGTGGCAAGTCCGGCGGAGGTGGACAGTGTCATGGAGGATGCAGCGGCTGCGGGCGCTGCCATCATCGCAGAACCGGTCACCCAGCCCTGGGGCGGCTACACGGGCTACTTCGCCGACCCCGACGGCTTCCGATGGGAGGTTGCCTACAACCCCACCTGGGCAGTGGACGACGCCGGCACGGTCACCGTGTGA
- a CDS encoding chorismate mutase, giving the protein MATIQGNDRDAQADKEQLAAVRIAVDEVDEQIVTLIARRERLIRIAGTLKGDDAEVRAPGRVERIIEHVRSAAEKKDIDPDIVESTYRAMISAFIELELRIHKENS; this is encoded by the coding sequence ATGGCGACAATTCAAGGAAACGATAGGGATGCCCAGGCCGACAAGGAACAGCTCGCTGCCGTTCGGATTGCCGTAGACGAGGTGGATGAACAGATTGTCACCCTCATCGCCCGCCGCGAACGGCTGATCAGGATCGCTGGAACCCTCAAAGGGGATGACGCCGAGGTGCGTGCCCCTGGCCGGGTGGAGCGCATCATTGAGCACGTGCGCTCCGCGGCGGAGAAAAAGGACATCGACCCGGACATTGTGGAGTCAACCTACCGGGCAATGATCTCCGCGTTCATTGAACTTGAACTGCGGATCCACAAGGAAAACAGCTGA